The nucleotide sequence CAGTAAGTGTCTACGAAATCTGCATCGTAGATCTCTTCTTTGTATAGCGTGTGCGCAACCGCAAGCATCATCGCAACGTCAGTTTGCGGGTTGATGTACATGTGGTCGTTTTTCAGGAAGCGCTGAGTCTTGTTCTTAACAGGGTCAACAGAAACAACGTTGATTTCACCCTTAGCAACCTTCTCTTTCAGCTGGTCAAGATACTCATAAGACTCGTGAGTTTCAGTTGCCCAACCAACCTGAAGGTTTTTAACCGGGTCGTTTGCCCAAAGCACAATGTTCTTACTGTTGCTCAGGATTTCAGACCATGAAGTACCCTGTGCGTAAACTTCGGTAGAACCAAGAACGTAAGGCAGGATATGCTGACCAGCACCTGTTGAGTAGTCACCTACTTTCTTGATGAAGTTACCGTGCATCGCAACAGCACGCTGCATGTGGTTACCGGCAGAGTGAACCTGACCAGTCTGACGCCAGCCAGTCTGACCTGCGTGCAGAGCCCATGGACCGTACTCTTTCTGAACACGTTCTAGTTCGTTGTAGAACAGATCAAGTGCTTCGTCCCAGCTTACGCGAACAAAACGGTTGTTACCGCGAGTGTCCGCAGCGTACTTGTGCTTTTTCTTCCAGTCCAGACGAACCATCGGATAACGAACACGAGACGGGCTGTAAAGAATGCCCTTGATACCGTTAAGCATGTCTGTAGGGTATTTATCCAGCTCAAGCGGTTTGATCTCGTTTACTTTACCGTTCACTACCTGAGCGCGGAATGCACCCCAGTGTGAACCAGAGGTTTTCCAAGCACCTTTTGCATCAGCTGCGTTAGCAGAGGCAGATACAAGCAAACTTGGACCAATTACAGTCGCAGCTGAAGTAGCTGCGGCGCCTTTAATAAAGCTTCTGCGTGTAATTGTCATTGTTTTACTCCTTTAAGCTTAATGGCTATTTTCAGCAAAATCTGAAGAATGTTTTTGTAAGTACTTCAATATCAATGCTTCTGTATCTGCATCGAAGTTTACAAATGCCAGCATGCCATCGAACATACCCGGCCATGTATTCGCGTCAAAGTGAGCTTCTTCCGGCTCTGTATGACACGTAGAACAATTCGTTTTATAAGCCTGCTCAGCCTGCTCCCAGATAGGGTCAATACCGTTGATCAGGCCTTCTTTCTTCACCCATACCTTAGCGGTCACTCGCTGCCATGGCAGGCCAGTCAAATCATCAACCTTCTTCTCAAATTTCTTGATGATCTGCTTGTTCTTCGCCGCCTTCTTAGTCAGAGAAGCAACACCGATATTCAGACCAAACTCTTCCTGAATCACACGGGCAAAACCACGGGCCTTACGCCAGCCGCTCAGTTCAATCTGAACTGCGTCACCTTCTTCAGCCAAAACTTTCATGCCTGAAGCTGGTTTCAGAGTACCTGCTTCAATCGTCATTGCTGCGTCTTCAAATAGTGGAAGGTGGCGGATTGATACCACTTCTTTGCCGGTGGTGAACTCTGCCTTTTTAGACAGCGCTTCCAGCGTACCCATCATATCGCCTGCACTGTTGTAGTCTTCCGGTAGTTTGTGCGCGATACCTTTGTGACAGTCAACACAGCTCTGATCTTTCTCTGCCGCAGGTTTCATCTGCTGAACAGCAGCTTGAGACATTGTGTCCCAGTTCATTGAGTCATAGTTGTGGCAGTTCTTACACTCAAGCGAGCCGTTTGCAGAGAAGCGGTCCCACTCATGCTGAGCCAGTTCGCCACGGCGCTCTTCAAACTTTCCAGGTTCGTCATAGCCGCCAAATACCATGGCGAATACTTCTTTCGAAGCCTGCATCTTACGAGCCATTTTGTCCGTCCAGTTGTGCGGTACGTGACAGTCAGGACAAGTTGCACGAACACCTGAGCTGTTAGACCAGTGAATCGTCTCCTGAAGCTCTTTATAAACGTTATCTTCCATAACGTGACAGCTGATACAGAACTCTTCTGTATTGGTTGCCTCAAGAGCAGTATTAAAGCCACCCCAGAAGATAATGCCGGCGATAAAACCACCCAGTGTAAGCACACCAAGGCTGATATGCGCAGCCGGACGGTTCATGGTTTTCCAGATATTTTTGATAGTGGAGGTCATTTCTGTTTCTCTAAAAACTGTTTACAAAAAGGATTAAATTAACCGTGGGTACCCGGAGGTCCCATAAACAGAACCTGCATCATCCAGACGATGAATCCATATCCACCAACAAGCGCCACACTCAGTACCGGAAACAGCAGCACTGTAATGATGAGAAACGATTTCCATTCTAACGAGCGTGTTCCTTCACTATCAGCTGCGTTAACATTTTTCATACATACTTACCTTGATTCGATATTATCGGCCCAGAAACTGATCCCCGAACCTAATCTACATTTCTATTACTGGATGAAATTTTAGACCACAGAAAGTGTGTGGTTCAATGTAAAAAGCGCCTTAACGTGCCACTAGATAAGGAATCTTTGATATCAAACGGAGATGTGTTTTATTAAGTTTTTATATGAAGAAATGTGTCATTTTATTAATATTCTGTAATATTAATAAAATGATCGATATGTTAGTTATGTGTTATCCATAAACGTATTTCACAAGATAAAATGCTCTTCAACCCGGCTCGATTTGGTGAAAAAAAGTACATATCACCATCAAGAGTGTTAACTGTATGTTGTGCTTATTATGACGTTTTCCTTCGGCTATAATGGAGCCTGAATCAATTTGGACGATAACCATCAATGCAATCAGCAATCGATATTTCCTGGCTAAACCTTGGACTGTTTTCCCTGACACTCCTTATCCCATTTGCGATTAACTCCTACTATCGCTTAGAAATGACAAAGGAGTTCGCTGTCAGCCTTTCTCGCATGGCTGTTCAGTTATCTCTGGTAGGACTCTACCTGGAAGTTGTTTTTTCACTCAACAATGCCGCCCTGAATATATTCTGGATAGCGGTGATGACCATGGTAGGCAGCAGCGCCATCATAGGAAAAACCAATCTTCCCAAAAAAGCGCTTTTTGTCCCTGTGACCGCAGGACTATTCGTTGGACTGGCTCCCCTGCTTCTGATTCTGTTTTCTGCCGTCATTAAACCCAGCCCGGTATACAACGCACAATATCTGATCCCCGTTGCAGGCATGCTGCTTGGCAACAGCCTTAGCGGTAACATTGTCGCGCTGCAAAACCTGTTCAGTGCCTTTAACGAACGACGCAGCGAATACGAAGCTGCGCTTTCTCTTGGTGCCAGCCCTCAATACGCCTGCACAAGCTTTGTCAGAGACGCAATCAAAAAGTCACTGGCCCCAATTATGGCTTCTATGGCAACCACAGGCATTGTTACTCTGCCGGGAATGATGACAGGTCAGATCCTTGGCGGAGCATCGCCTATGGTTGCCATCAAGTATCAGATGGTCATTCTGATCGCCATCTTTGTCATGATGAGCATTTCTGTGGCGGTATCTCTGCAACTGTCGCTAAAACGTGCAATAACAAAGGAAGGCAAAATAGTCGTCAACTTTCTGGAAAAATAGCTTGCAACCGCTGAGTAGCCCAGTTTTAGAAGGGTTTCACACATTTATCCACAGTTATTGTGGAAAACTTTTTATCAGAGACAAAGAAACAACATCTTTTTTTCACCAATCTGCAATAGTCGGCATGCTAAGTTCCCCATGGTTCAGGGACAGAGCCCTGTTATCAGGTTCCTTAACTAAGTACGGTGGATAAAGAGATGATAACCACAAACGGATATGAAGTGCCGGCGAAAACACGTCATATAGTAGCCAAAGCTGGCGAAGAAAATCGTGACTGGCTGATTGAGCAACCGACAGAGCTGTGTGATAAAGAAAGCCCCGGTTTTCAGGCCGGGGCTTTTGCAACACTTGGTATAGAGCGCTTATTCGCGCAGATAGATAAGCCAGTAACCCATACCAACAAATATCCCGCCCCCCATTATATTACCTAGCGTAACCGGGATAAGGTTGTTAACAACGAATGTCGTCATCGTCA is from Vibrio sp. JC009 and encodes:
- the torC gene encoding pentaheme c-type cytochrome TorC; this translates as MTSTIKNIWKTMNRPAAHISLGVLTLGGFIAGIIFWGGFNTALEATNTEEFCISCHVMEDNVYKELQETIHWSNSSGVRATCPDCHVPHNWTDKMARKMQASKEVFAMVFGGYDEPGKFEERRGELAQHEWDRFSANGSLECKNCHNYDSMNWDTMSQAAVQQMKPAAEKDQSCVDCHKGIAHKLPEDYNSAGDMMGTLEALSKKAEFTTGKEVVSIRHLPLFEDAAMTIEAGTLKPASGMKVLAEEGDAVQIELSGWRKARGFARVIQEEFGLNIGVASLTKKAAKNKQIIKKFEKKVDDLTGLPWQRVTAKVWVKKEGLINGIDPIWEQAEQAYKTNCSTCHTEPEEAHFDANTWPGMFDGMLAFVNFDADTEALILKYLQKHSSDFAENSH
- the torE gene encoding trimethylamine N-oxide reductase system protein TorE — encoded protein: MKNVNAADSEGTRSLEWKSFLIITVLLFPVLSVALVGGYGFIVWMMQVLFMGPPGTHG
- a CDS encoding ABC transporter permease, with protein sequence MQSAIDISWLNLGLFSLTLLIPFAINSYYRLEMTKEFAVSLSRMAVQLSLVGLYLEVVFSLNNAALNIFWIAVMTMVGSSAIIGKTNLPKKALFVPVTAGLFVGLAPLLLILFSAVIKPSPVYNAQYLIPVAGMLLGNSLSGNIVALQNLFSAFNERRSEYEAALSLGASPQYACTSFVRDAIKKSLAPIMASMATTGIVTLPGMMTGQILGGASPMVAIKYQMVILIAIFVMMSISVAVSLQLSLKRAITKEGKIVVNFLEK